The Candidatus Caccoplasma merdavium genome window below encodes:
- a CDS encoding histidine--tRNA ligase, which translates to MATKPSIPKGTRDFSPEEMAKRNYIFNTIREVFHLFGFQQIETPAMENLSTLMGKYGEEGDKLLFKVLNSGDFLADLSDEELTGRQTTRLASKLCEKGLRYDLTVPFARFVVMHRGELSFPFKRYQIQPVWRADRPQKGRYREFFQCDADVVGSDSLLNEVELLRLIDEVFTRFGIRVAVKLNNRKILSGIAEIIGAPGKIVDITVAIDKLDKIGLDNVNAELREKGLDEEAVARLQPIILLQGDNRSKLATLRSQLAASETGMKGIEELEYILDRIEKSPLRATLEIDLTLARGLNYYTGAIVEVKALDVTIGSITGGGRYDNLTGVFGMPGVSGVGISFGADRIYDVLNQLDLYPSDSLSTTQILFVNFGEKEADACLDYTTRLRARGIRTELYPEAGKLKKQMGYADAKKIPYVALVGENEILSGKITVKNMATGEQEQLSLDEMADRLKN; encoded by the coding sequence ATGGCAACAAAACCTTCCATACCCAAAGGAACCCGGGACTTTTCGCCCGAAGAGATGGCGAAACGCAACTATATTTTCAATACGATACGCGAGGTATTCCACCTTTTCGGTTTCCAGCAGATAGAGACGCCGGCCATGGAGAACCTCTCGACCCTCATGGGAAAATACGGCGAAGAGGGTGACAAACTGCTCTTCAAGGTGCTGAACTCGGGCGATTTCCTCGCCGACCTCTCCGACGAGGAGCTGACTGGCCGTCAGACGACCCGCCTGGCGTCGAAACTCTGCGAGAAAGGTCTGCGTTATGACCTCACCGTGCCCTTTGCCCGTTTCGTGGTCATGCACCGCGGCGAACTCTCGTTTCCCTTCAAACGCTATCAGATACAGCCCGTGTGGCGGGCCGACCGTCCGCAAAAGGGGCGTTACCGCGAATTTTTCCAGTGCGACGCCGACGTGGTGGGCTCCGACTCCCTCCTCAACGAAGTGGAACTGTTGCGCCTCATCGACGAGGTGTTTACCCGCTTCGGCATACGGGTGGCGGTGAAACTCAACAACCGGAAAATCCTCAGTGGCATTGCCGAAATCATCGGCGCACCCGGGAAAATCGTCGATATTACCGTCGCCATCGACAAGCTCGACAAGATTGGCCTCGACAACGTGAACGCCGAGCTGCGCGAGAAAGGGCTCGATGAGGAGGCCGTGGCCCGTCTGCAACCCATCATTCTGCTGCAAGGCGACAACCGCTCCAAACTGGCCACCCTGCGCTCGCAACTGGCTGCCTCGGAAACCGGCATGAAGGGTATCGAGGAGTTGGAGTATATTCTCGACCGCATCGAGAAGTCGCCCCTGCGCGCCACGCTCGAAATCGACCTCACTTTGGCTCGTGGCCTCAACTATTACACGGGCGCCATCGTCGAGGTGAAAGCGCTCGATGTCACCATCGGCAGCATTACCGGCGGAGGCCGTTACGACAACCTCACGGGCGTGTTCGGCATGCCGGGTGTCTCGGGAGTCGGCATCTCCTTCGGCGCCGACCGCATCTACGACGTGCTCAACCAGCTCGACCTTTATCCCTCCGATTCGCTCTCGACAACGCAGATTCTCTTTGTCAACTTCGGCGAGAAAGAGGCCGATGCCTGTCTCGACTATACGACCCGTTTGCGTGCGCGGGGCATTCGAACCGAGCTCTATCCCGAAGCGGGAAAATTGAAAAAACAGATGGGCTATGCCGATGCCAAGAAGATCCCTTATGTGGCTCTCGTCGGCGAAAACGAGATTCTCTCGGGGAAAATCACCGTCAAGAACATGGCTACCGGGGAACAGGAGCAACTGTCGCTCGATGAGATGGCCGACCGGTTGAAGAATTAG
- a CDS encoding DUF2027 domain-containing protein — translation MVKVGDKVRFLNAVGGGIVRRVDRDVALVEEEDGFETPVLVRECVVIESGRRQDDGVVPADKQEPARRAVKQPVAAVRPDDEEAPKWPLVETRTGERLSLYLAFVPDAVNHLGSTTFETYLINDSNYYLDYTYAVSGETGEWTLCAQGTLEPNVQVCVESFGQDAVNRFGRVSVQALAYKRGKGYACKEPVSALLRIDPVKFYKLHTFGANDFFEEKAWVLPLVEGDLPAVEIPLDAKVLEKAMQEKNTPQQPRKIPRHKAPKEGPVEVDLHIHELVDTTAGMSNADMLQLQLQTFRDTLDRYKGEKGRKIIFIHGKGDGVLRRAILEELQRKYKNYEYQDASFREYGFGATQVTIR, via the coding sequence ATGGTAAAAGTAGGAGATAAAGTGCGTTTCCTCAACGCCGTCGGCGGAGGTATCGTGCGCCGGGTCGACCGCGATGTGGCTTTGGTCGAGGAAGAAGACGGGTTTGAAACGCCCGTGCTTGTCAGGGAGTGTGTTGTGATAGAGAGCGGTCGCCGGCAGGACGACGGCGTGGTTCCTGCCGACAAGCAGGAGCCGGCCCGCCGTGCGGTGAAGCAGCCGGTCGCCGCTGTCCGTCCCGATGACGAAGAGGCGCCAAAATGGCCGCTCGTCGAGACCCGCACGGGTGAGCGTCTCAGCCTTTACTTGGCTTTTGTGCCCGATGCCGTCAATCATTTGGGCTCGACGACGTTTGAGACCTATCTCATCAACGACAGCAACTATTACCTCGACTATACCTATGCCGTCTCGGGTGAGACGGGCGAGTGGACGTTGTGTGCGCAGGGTACGCTCGAACCCAATGTGCAAGTGTGTGTCGAGAGTTTCGGACAAGATGCCGTCAACCGTTTCGGGCGCGTGTCGGTGCAGGCACTCGCCTACAAGCGCGGCAAGGGCTATGCCTGCAAGGAGCCGGTGTCGGCACTCCTGCGCATCGACCCGGTGAAGTTTTACAAACTGCACACCTTCGGTGCCAACGACTTCTTCGAAGAAAAGGCTTGGGTATTGCCCCTTGTCGAAGGTGACCTGCCCGCGGTCGAAATCCCCCTCGACGCCAAGGTGCTCGAAAAGGCCATGCAGGAGAAGAACACGCCGCAGCAACCTCGTAAGATTCCTCGTCATAAAGCGCCCAAGGAAGGCCCGGTGGAGGTCGACTTGCACATACACGAACTGGTCGACACGACGGCCGGAATGAGCAATGCCGACATGTTGCAATTGCAGTTGCAGACCTTCCGCGACACGCTCGACCGTTACAAGGGGGAGAAGGGACGCAAAATCATCTTCATTCACGGCAAGGGCGACGGCGTGCTGCGTCGCGCCATTCTCGAAGAGTTGCAGCGCAAATACAAAAATTACGAGTACCAGGACGCCTCGTTCCGGGAGTACGGCTTCGGGGCTACGCAGGTGACGATACGCTGA
- a CDS encoding GNAT family N-acetyltransferase, translating into MTNDIRITPAAEADIPLLRDMAHATFYPTYRAILSPGQLDYMYDWMYSEESLTRQMREGHRFFIAYDGAGHALGYVSIEPQGERLVHLQKIYVCPDCQGRRVGRALIERAFEEARRLFPDGHGRVELNVNRQNPALDFYRHMGMHIAMSGDFDIGNGYFMNDYIMAIDF; encoded by the coding sequence ATGACAAACGATATACGCATCACACCGGCCGCGGAGGCCGACATTCCTTTGCTGCGCGACATGGCGCATGCCACGTTCTATCCTACCTATCGGGCGATACTATCGCCCGGGCAGCTCGATTATATGTATGACTGGATGTATTCCGAAGAGAGTCTGACCCGCCAGATGCGCGAAGGCCATCGTTTTTTCATCGCTTACGATGGCGCGGGCCATGCCTTGGGGTATGTCTCTATCGAGCCCCAGGGTGAAAGGTTGGTGCATCTGCAAAAAATATATGTCTGTCCCGACTGTCAAGGCCGGCGGGTGGGACGGGCGCTGATAGAACGGGCTTTTGAAGAGGCTCGCCGTCTCTTCCCCGACGGCCACGGCCGGGTCGAGCTCAACGTCAACCGTCAAAATCCGGCTCTTGACTTTTACCGGCACATGGGCATGCACATTGCGATGAGCGGCGATTTCGACATTGGCAACGGCTATTTCATGAACGACTATATCATGGCCATAGATTTCTGA
- a CDS encoding S-adenosylmethionine:tRNA ribosyltransferase-isomerase has translation MQKPQDIRIDDYDYPLPDERIAKYPLARRDASKLLLYRGGEVSESTFDRLPDWLPAESLLVCNNTRVIQARLHFRKETGALIEIFCLEPLDPCDYLMSFQTTGRCVWRCLVGNLRKWKQGRLSRTLQVEGRDITLCAERLDCTDSETHEIAFTWDDSGITFASLLEAFGELPIPPYLNRESEESDKVTYQTVYSRIEGSVAAPTAGLHFTPEVFAALQEKGIPRLELTLHVGAGTFKPVKSDTIAGHAMHTEYISVSRETLVALASTSRRVIAVGTTSVRTLESLYYMGRTLVQHPDATAERLIVEQWQPYDDTPDIPARDALLALVDYLDRNRLDRLVSATRIIIVPGYRWHIVQGLITNFHQPRSTLLLLVSALIGDRWHEVYDYALTHDFRFLSYGDSSLLLPTEPSHP, from the coding sequence ATGCAAAAACCACAAGATATCCGCATCGACGACTACGACTATCCGTTGCCCGACGAACGCATCGCCAAGTACCCGCTCGCCCGCCGCGACGCCTCGAAACTGTTGCTTTACCGCGGCGGAGAGGTTTCGGAGTCGACATTCGACCGGCTTCCCGACTGGCTCCCGGCCGAAAGCCTGCTGGTGTGTAACAACACCCGTGTCATACAGGCACGCCTGCACTTCCGCAAAGAAACGGGCGCCCTCATCGAGATTTTCTGCCTCGAACCGCTCGACCCCTGCGACTACCTGATGTCGTTCCAGACGACCGGCCGCTGCGTATGGCGTTGCCTGGTGGGGAACCTGCGCAAGTGGAAACAGGGCCGGCTCTCGCGCACTTTGCAGGTCGAGGGCCGGGACATCACCCTCTGCGCCGAACGGCTCGACTGCACCGACAGCGAAACGCACGAAATCGCCTTTACCTGGGACGACTCAGGCATCACGTTTGCCTCGCTGCTCGAAGCCTTCGGCGAACTGCCCATTCCGCCCTACCTCAATCGGGAAAGCGAAGAGAGCGACAAAGTGACCTACCAGACGGTCTATTCGCGCATCGAAGGCTCCGTGGCCGCCCCCACGGCCGGCCTGCACTTCACCCCCGAAGTCTTCGCCGCGTTGCAGGAGAAAGGCATTCCCCGCCTCGAACTCACCCTGCATGTGGGCGCCGGCACCTTCAAACCGGTGAAGAGCGACACGATTGCCGGCCATGCGATGCACACCGAGTATATCTCGGTATCTCGCGAGACCTTGGTCGCATTGGCCTCGACATCGCGACGGGTCATCGCCGTAGGCACCACCTCGGTGCGCACACTCGAAAGCCTCTATTACATGGGGCGCACGCTGGTGCAACACCCCGATGCCACGGCCGAACGGCTCATCGTCGAGCAGTGGCAGCCCTACGACGACACACCCGACATTCCCGCCCGTGACGCACTCCTCGCCCTCGTCGACTATCTCGACCGCAACCGCCTCGACCGTCTCGTCTCGGCGACCCGCATCATCATCGTGCCGGGCTACCGTTGGCACATCGTGCAAGGGCTCATCACCAACTTCCACCAGCCCCGCAGCACCCTGCTGCTGCTCGTCTCGGCACTCATCGGCGACCGTTGGCACGAAGTCTACGACTATGCCCTCACACACGACTTCCGCTTTCTCAGCTACGGCGACAGTTCCCTGCTCCTACCTACCGAACCTTCACACCCATGA
- a CDS encoding OmpA family protein, with amino-acid sequence MRHCIPLLFSVILLSLVYGCGAKLSTANAQYERGEYFAAATTYRKVYNKTPAKERAKRGQIAFRIGECYRRLNAAPRSAAGYQNAVRYDYPDSTALFYLARAMQMQGKYKEAQKNYEAFLALKPDDRMAENGLQGCEAAPGWKASPTRYVVKRANLFNSRRSECAPMFLGTDNDLLYFCSTNDKASGDKKNDITGLKNNDIFFSKKDEKGAWQRPEPAEGGVNTENDEGIISFSPDGNTMYLTRARHEEGVNTSVEICTSSRNDAQWSEPQLFQITGDTLSAFAHPAVSPDGKYLYFVSDMPGGYGGKDIWRIDLTERGTGVENLGVQINTPGDEMFPYIKSDSTLYFASDGHPGMGGLDLFKATMNEFGVWKIENLGYPINSAGDDFGITFETGREAGFFSSNRNDARGYDHLYSFELPIIEVWITGLVMDQDEEPIPNAIIRIVGKDGSNQKAYAKEDGTYKFRLDLGIDYVMMAGCNGYLNSRGEFTSDAEERDETYGLDFILAAINKPVIVENVFYEFDRADVTPESAAALDEIIQMLEDNPNVSIELGAHTDMKGNETYNLGLSERRAKAVVDYLIQHGVAADRLTPKGYGKTQPRTITRKQARDYPMFKEGDVLTEEYILALPPEQQEIANALNRRTEFRVLDTNYRLM; translated from the coding sequence ATGAGGCATTGTATTCCGCTCCTGTTTTCGGTGATCTTGCTCTCGCTCGTCTACGGGTGCGGAGCCAAGCTAAGCACGGCCAATGCCCAATATGAGCGGGGAGAATACTTCGCCGCAGCCACCACCTACCGCAAAGTCTACAACAAGACCCCGGCCAAGGAACGCGCCAAACGGGGACAAATCGCTTTCCGCATCGGCGAGTGCTACCGACGCCTCAATGCCGCCCCCCGCTCGGCGGCAGGCTACCAAAACGCCGTGCGTTATGACTACCCCGACAGCACCGCGCTCTTCTACCTGGCTCGCGCCATGCAGATGCAGGGCAAATACAAGGAGGCTCAAAAAAATTACGAAGCCTTCCTCGCACTCAAACCCGACGACCGCATGGCCGAAAACGGCTTGCAGGGCTGCGAGGCTGCTCCGGGCTGGAAAGCCTCTCCCACCCGCTATGTCGTGAAACGGGCCAATCTCTTCAACTCGCGCCGCAGCGAGTGCGCCCCCATGTTCCTCGGCACCGACAATGACCTGCTCTACTTCTGCTCCACCAACGACAAAGCCTCCGGCGACAAGAAAAACGATATTACCGGACTGAAAAACAACGACATATTCTTCTCCAAGAAAGACGAGAAAGGGGCTTGGCAACGACCCGAACCGGCAGAGGGCGGAGTGAACACCGAGAACGACGAAGGCATCATCTCCTTCTCGCCCGACGGCAACACCATGTACCTCACCCGGGCACGCCACGAAGAGGGAGTAAACACATCGGTCGAGATATGCACCTCCTCGCGCAACGATGCCCAGTGGAGCGAGCCGCAACTGTTCCAGATAACGGGCGACACCCTTTCGGCCTTTGCTCACCCGGCCGTCTCGCCCGACGGGAAATACCTCTACTTCGTGTCGGACATGCCCGGCGGCTATGGCGGCAAAGACATTTGGCGCATCGACCTGACCGAACGCGGCACCGGGGTCGAGAACCTCGGCGTGCAAATCAATACGCCCGGCGATGAAATGTTCCCATATATCAAGTCGGACAGCACCCTCTATTTCGCCTCCGACGGCCACCCGGGCATGGGCGGGCTCGACCTCTTCAAAGCCACGATGAACGAGTTCGGCGTGTGGAAAATCGAGAACCTCGGCTACCCCATCAACTCGGCCGGAGACGACTTCGGCATCACCTTCGAGACAGGACGGGAAGCCGGCTTTTTCAGTTCCAACCGCAACGACGCCCGCGGCTATGACCACCTATACAGTTTCGAACTGCCGATTATCGAAGTGTGGATTACCGGACTGGTCATGGACCAGGACGAGGAACCCATACCCAATGCCATCATTCGCATCGTGGGGAAAGACGGGTCGAACCAAAAAGCCTACGCCAAAGAAGACGGCACCTACAAATTCCGCCTCGACCTGGGCATCGACTATGTGATGATGGCCGGGTGCAACGGGTATCTCAACTCCCGGGGTGAATTTACCAGCGATGCCGAAGAGCGCGACGAGACCTACGGCCTCGATTTCATACTGGCGGCCATCAACAAGCCGGTGATTGTGGAAAACGTGTTTTACGAGTTCGACCGCGCCGATGTCACCCCCGAGTCGGCTGCCGCCCTCGACGAGATTATACAGATGCTCGAAGACAATCCCAACGTGTCGATAGAGTTGGGTGCCCACACCGACATGAAAGGCAACGAGACCTACAACCTCGGCCTGTCGGAGCGCCGCGCCAAAGCCGTGGTCGACTACCTCATACAACACGGTGTGGCCGCCGACCGGCTAACACCCAAAGGCTACGGGAAAACGCAACCCCGCACCATTACGCGCAAGCAGGCTCGCGACTATCCCATGTTCAAAGAGGGGGACGTACTCACCGAAGAGTATATCCTCGCCCTGCCGCCCGAACAACAGGAAATCGCCAACGCCCTGAACCGCCGCACCGAGTTCCGCGTGCTCGACACCAACTACCGTCTCATGTAA
- a CDS encoding NADPH-dependent 7-cyano-7-deazaguanine reductase QueF, with product MTHEPTQHVLGRQVAYPDHYAPEVLVRVDRADNREAHAIDTASLPFTGYDLWNAYEVSTLTEGGAPVNLIMRLLYPCESRYIVESKSLKLYLNSFNMTRFGGSTDEAARHISTTVARDLSTLLETRVEVVVESPREAEAHTATSPGRLCTPPVEWSYWGVDDLEEYPLSSYKEDISLLGTGTGKGILQGMTDLLRSRCKITSQPDWGDLYLYMRGNRLPSVDALLRYIVSFRDENHFHEEVVEMIYQALWAHFAPEELLVMAFYTRRGGIDINPVRANRPELIGRLAPHITRFAHVAVKSPRQ from the coding sequence ATGACCCACGAACCGACACAGCATGTCTTAGGCCGACAAGTGGCCTATCCCGACCATTATGCGCCGGAGGTACTGGTACGGGTCGACCGTGCCGATAACCGCGAGGCGCACGCCATCGACACCGCCAGCCTGCCCTTCACCGGCTATGACCTGTGGAACGCATACGAAGTGAGCACCCTCACCGAGGGTGGAGCTCCCGTGAATCTCATCATGCGGTTGCTTTACCCGTGCGAGAGCCGCTACATCGTCGAGAGCAAATCGCTGAAACTCTACCTCAACTCCTTCAACATGACCCGTTTCGGGGGGAGCACCGACGAAGCGGCCCGCCACATCTCCACCACGGTGGCTCGCGACCTCTCGACGCTGCTCGAAACCCGGGTCGAAGTCGTTGTGGAGTCGCCCCGCGAAGCTGAGGCGCACACGGCAACATCGCCGGGCCGGCTCTGCACGCCTCCTGTCGAGTGGTCCTACTGGGGTGTTGACGATTTGGAGGAGTACCCCCTCTCCTCATACAAAGAAGACATTTCCTTATTGGGTACCGGCACCGGGAAAGGAATCCTGCAAGGCATGACCGACCTGCTGCGCAGCCGCTGCAAAATCACTTCACAACCCGACTGGGGCGACCTCTACCTCTACATGCGGGGCAACCGGCTGCCCTCGGTCGACGCCCTGCTGCGTTATATCGTCTCGTTCCGCGACGAGAACCATTTCCATGAAGAGGTGGTGGAGATGATTTACCAGGCCCTTTGGGCTCATTTCGCCCCCGAAGAGTTGCTGGTCATGGCTTTCTACACACGCCGCGGCGGCATCGACATCAATCCCGTGCGAGCCAACCGCCCCGAACTGATAGGACGCCTTGCCCCGCACATCACCCGCTTTGCCCATGTGGCCGTGAAGTCTCCCCGCCAATAA
- a CDS encoding nucleoside phosphorylase — protein sequence MKQIPASELILHADGSVFHLHLRPEQLADKVILVGDPGRVDTVASFFEERECEVSNREFHSITGSYRGKRLTVVSHGIGTDNIDIVLNELDALANIDLFTRTVRDTLRRLTLVRIGTSGGLQPHVPIGTYVVAEKSIGFDGVLNFYAGRDAVSDLDFERAFCDFVSWNRQWAAPYVVDADAELVARVAGEEMVRGITISANGFYAPQGRELRLAPADPDLNRKIEAFRYHGRTITNYEMESSALAGLSRLMGHRAMTVCCIIANRLAGEADTGYKGSVEGLIELVLQRI from the coding sequence ATGAAACAGATTCCTGCCTCCGAACTTATCCTTCATGCCGACGGGTCGGTCTTCCATCTCCACCTCCGTCCCGAGCAGTTGGCCGACAAGGTGATACTTGTCGGTGACCCCGGTCGTGTCGATACCGTAGCTTCGTTTTTCGAAGAACGCGAATGCGAAGTGAGCAACCGGGAATTCCATTCGATAACCGGTAGCTACCGGGGTAAACGCCTCACGGTTGTTTCGCACGGCATAGGTACCGACAACATCGACATCGTGCTCAACGAGCTCGACGCTCTGGCCAATATCGACCTCTTTACCCGCACGGTGCGCGACACGCTGCGCCGGCTCACGCTGGTGCGCATAGGCACCTCGGGCGGCTTGCAGCCTCATGTGCCCATCGGTACCTATGTCGTGGCCGAGAAATCCATCGGATTCGATGGTGTACTCAATTTCTATGCCGGGCGCGACGCGGTGAGCGACCTCGATTTCGAACGGGCGTTCTGCGACTTTGTGAGCTGGAATCGCCAGTGGGCGGCGCCCTACGTCGTCGATGCCGATGCCGAGCTGGTGGCCCGCGTGGCCGGCGAGGAGATGGTGCGGGGCATCACCATCTCGGCCAACGGTTTCTATGCCCCGCAGGGGCGCGAGTTGCGTCTCGCACCGGCCGACCCCGACCTCAACCGCAAGATCGAGGCTTTCCGCTACCACGGGCGCACGATAACCAATTATGAGATGGAGAGCTCGGCGCTGGCCGGACTGTCGCGCCTCATGGGACACCGTGCCATGACGGTGTGCTGCATCATTGCCAACCGCCTTGCCGGAGAAGCCGATACCGGCTACAAAGGTTCGGTCGAAGGGCTTATCGAGTTGGTCTTGCAGCGCATCTGA
- a CDS encoding glycosyltransferase family 2 protein — protein MLSILIPTYNFDCSAFVHELATQADALGVAYEIIVCDDGSPDEKSKVGNRVINNWPHCRFVELARNGGLARNRNHLGTLARYDYLLFLDSDLMPCDDRFVARYVQAARPDTVIGGTIKFRAPGCSEADAMSNLRYVYARAREERTAEERNRTPHAHFSGFSCLIPRGVFERIRFCDTLTSYGYEDTLFGKELEAAGIAMRYIDNPVFHDITDSSATFLQKTETGLRNALLHRQRMEGHVRILDIQQRLKRAGLQPAVRLFFALCGKSLRRNLLGRHPRLRFFDLYKLGYLARLDHRLSSGKAI, from the coding sequence ATGCTCTCCATTCTCATACCGACCTACAACTTCGACTGTTCGGCCTTTGTGCATGAACTCGCCACACAGGCCGATGCCTTGGGTGTCGCCTACGAAATCATCGTCTGCGACGACGGTTCGCCCGACGAAAAGAGCAAAGTCGGGAACCGGGTCATCAACAACTGGCCCCATTGCCGATTTGTCGAGCTGGCCCGCAACGGAGGGCTGGCCCGCAACCGCAACCATCTGGGCACACTGGCACGGTACGACTATCTGCTATTTCTCGACAGCGACCTCATGCCCTGCGACGACCGGTTTGTGGCGCGTTATGTGCAGGCCGCCCGTCCCGACACGGTGATTGGAGGCACCATCAAATTCCGCGCTCCCGGCTGTTCCGAGGCCGACGCCATGAGCAACCTGCGCTATGTCTATGCCCGGGCCCGCGAAGAACGCACGGCCGAGGAACGTAACCGCACCCCCCATGCCCACTTTTCGGGATTCAGCTGCCTCATACCCCGAGGTGTGTTTGAGCGCATACGGTTCTGCGACACCCTCACCTCCTACGGTTACGAAGACACCCTCTTCGGCAAAGAGCTCGAAGCGGCCGGCATCGCCATGCGATATATCGACAACCCGGTATTCCACGACATCACCGACAGCAGCGCGACCTTCCTGCAAAAGACCGAAACGGGGCTGCGCAACGCCCTCCTCCACCGCCAACGCATGGAGGGCCATGTGCGCATTCTCGACATACAGCAACGCCTCAAACGCGCCGGTCTGCAACCGGCGGTGCGGTTGTTCTTCGCCCTCTGCGGGAAATCGTTGCGTCGCAATCTGTTGGGACGCCACCCCCGACTACGGTTCTTCGACCTCTATAAGCTGGGCTATCTTGCCCGTCTCGACCATCGTCTTTCCTCGGGTAAAGCGATATAA